In Desulfovibrio aminophilus, a genomic segment contains:
- the cobJ gene encoding precorrin-3B C(17)-methyltransferase, which yields MARAALGAADAVVGYSGYLDLLEPDLLEGREVVSTGMTGEVERAGRAVDLALAGQNVAVVSSGDAGIYAMAGLVLEVLEERGLLDRVPCEVVPGVPALAAAAALLGAPLTHDFACVSLSDLLTPWEVIEKRLDAAAGADFVLVLYNPRSKRRAGHLERALAVIARHRGPDTPVGVVCRAYRPGQRAEVSRLADVDCGGVDMQTIVVVGASSSRAAGTRMLTPRGYAGKYDLGGGARKVRQRLANTRSKA from the coding sequence CTGGCCCGGGCGGCCTTGGGTGCGGCGGACGCCGTGGTCGGCTATTCCGGCTACCTGGACCTGCTGGAGCCGGACCTGCTGGAAGGCCGCGAGGTGGTCTCCACGGGCATGACCGGCGAGGTGGAGCGCGCGGGCCGGGCCGTGGATTTGGCCCTGGCCGGGCAAAACGTGGCCGTGGTCTCCAGCGGCGACGCCGGAATCTACGCCATGGCGGGCCTGGTGCTGGAGGTCCTGGAGGAGCGCGGCCTGCTGGACCGCGTGCCCTGCGAGGTCGTGCCCGGCGTCCCGGCCCTGGCCGCGGCCGCGGCCCTGCTCGGCGCGCCCCTGACCCACGACTTCGCCTGCGTGAGCCTTTCGGACCTGCTGACCCCCTGGGAGGTCATCGAGAAGCGGCTGGACGCGGCGGCCGGGGCGGATTTCGTCCTCGTGCTCTACAACCCGCGCTCCAAGCGCCGGGCCGGCCACCTGGAGCGGGCCCTGGCCGTGATCGCCCGGCACCGGGGGCCGGACACCCCGGTGGGCGTGGTCTGCCGGGCCTATCGGCCGGGACAGCGCGCGGAGGTCTCCCGGCTGGCGGACGTGGACTGCGGGGGCGTGGACATGCAGACCATCGTGGTGGTGGGCGCTTCCTCCAGCCGCGCGGCCGGAACGCGGATGCTCACTCCCCGCGGCTACGCGGGGAAGTATGATCTCGGCGGAGGAGCGCGCAAGGTCCGGCAAAGACTTGCCAACACCCGGTCAAAAGCGTAA
- a CDS encoding cobalt-precorrin 5A hydrolase — protein MPDAIAVYALTPGGLELARRLAPGLDAGVFAPARLAGEGERGFESLAACLAETFGRYSGHVFVAAAGLVVRLIAPRLRGKDRDPAVLVLDQEGRFCVSLLSGHLGGANALARRVAGLSGGQAVVTTATDSAGLPSLDLLAVERGLAIGDLSAVKRANALLLEGVVLDVEDPDQRLGDLDPAHFRRVSSGGRVRVDWRAAGEGGVLVLHPRVLWAGMGCRKGAPAAEIRELLESVFAGEGLALASLAGIASVADKAGEPGLLEAARELGVELRFFSREDLSRVAVPTPSALVRKHMGLEGVCEAAAMLAADGPLVVPKRKTRRATLAVALGC, from the coding sequence ATGCCGGACGCCATCGCGGTCTACGCCCTGACCCCCGGCGGCCTGGAGCTGGCGCGGCGGCTGGCCCCCGGACTGGACGCCGGGGTCTTCGCCCCGGCCCGGCTGGCCGGGGAGGGCGAGCGGGGCTTCGAGAGCCTGGCTGCCTGCCTGGCCGAGACCTTCGGCCGCTATTCCGGGCACGTCTTCGTGGCTGCGGCCGGGCTCGTGGTCCGGCTGATCGCCCCGCGCCTGCGCGGCAAGGACCGCGATCCGGCCGTGCTCGTCCTGGACCAGGAGGGCCGCTTCTGCGTCAGCCTGCTCTCCGGCCACCTGGGCGGGGCCAACGCCCTGGCTCGGCGCGTGGCCGGACTCAGCGGCGGGCAGGCCGTGGTCACCACGGCCACGGACTCGGCCGGGCTGCCCTCCCTGGACCTTCTGGCCGTGGAGCGCGGACTGGCCATCGGCGACCTCTCGGCCGTGAAGCGGGCCAACGCCCTGCTCCTGGAGGGCGTCGTCCTGGACGTGGAGGATCCGGACCAACGGCTGGGCGACCTGGACCCCGCGCATTTCCGCCGGGTCTCCTCCGGCGGCCGGGTGCGCGTGGACTGGCGCGCGGCCGGGGAGGGCGGCGTCCTGGTCCTGCACCCGCGCGTGCTCTGGGCCGGGATGGGCTGCCGCAAGGGCGCCCCGGCGGCCGAGATCAGGGAATTGCTGGAGTCGGTCTTCGCCGGGGAGGGCCTGGCCCTGGCGAGTCTGGCCGGGATCGCCAGCGTGGCGGACAAGGCCGGGGAGCCCGGCCTGCTGGAGGCCGCGCGGGAACTCGGTGTCGAATTGCGGTTCTTTTCGCGGGAGGATCTCTCCCGCGTGGCGGTGCCCACGCCGTCGGCGCTGGTGCGCAAACACATGGGCCTGGAGGGAGTATGCGAGGCTGCGGCGATGTTGGCCGCCGACGGACCGCTGGTCGTGCCCAAGCGCAAGACCCGGCGGGCGACCCTGGCCGTGGCCCTGGGCTGCTGA
- a CDS encoding SDR family oxidoreductase, translating into MDRNTSPVLVMGATGYVGGRLVPLLLERGHRVRAAVRSIRKLQSRPWGRHPNLEIVRADALDSEALAEAMRGCKALYYLVHSIKPGASHFASLDRRLAYSVVRAALAAKLPRIIYFTGLGGDPEHLTEQLRSRYEVGEILSLAAPLTQLRTPLVLGSGGASFEMIRALCEHLRVLVAPRWANTLCQPIAVADVLEYLAGCLETPETTGKTYEIGGPDVLTYNELFRLYAEVAGLPRRLILTLPMRSTKLSIWWINLVTPMSVSLIKPLVERMRTQVICRDESIREILPIPLRSCREAIAEALESVRRHDVPSSCFDAGSTRLPQWAKGPAAPGARVFRDTFSVVLAGSPETAWNVVKRIGGDTGWYFGDFLWRMRGFVDELFGGPGLCRGRRSPDTVAMGDFLDFWRVVEVDEPRRLLLRAEMRAPGEALLEFGVTPLPDGGTELRMTPSFEPRGFGGMLYWWCIAPSHHLVFRPMLKHMARAAGARILRGPVSAPG; encoded by the coding sequence GTGGACCGGAACACCTCGCCCGTTCTGGTGATGGGCGCCACGGGCTACGTGGGCGGGCGGCTGGTCCCCCTGCTCCTGGAGCGCGGCCATCGCGTGCGCGCCGCCGTGCGATCCATCCGCAAGCTCCAGTCCCGGCCCTGGGGACGCCACCCGAACCTGGAGATCGTGCGCGCCGACGCCCTGGACTCCGAGGCCCTGGCCGAGGCCATGCGCGGCTGCAAGGCCCTCTACTACCTCGTGCACTCCATCAAGCCCGGGGCCTCGCACTTCGCCTCCCTGGACCGCCGCCTGGCCTATTCCGTGGTGCGCGCGGCCCTGGCCGCCAAGCTGCCCCGGATCATCTACTTCACCGGCCTGGGCGGCGACCCGGAGCACCTCACCGAACAGCTGCGCTCGCGCTACGAGGTGGGCGAAATCCTCTCCCTGGCCGCGCCCCTGACCCAGTTGCGCACGCCCCTGGTGCTCGGCTCCGGCGGGGCCTCCTTCGAGATGATCCGCGCGCTCTGCGAACACCTGCGCGTGCTCGTGGCCCCGCGCTGGGCCAACACCCTCTGCCAGCCCATCGCCGTCGCGGACGTGCTGGAATACCTCGCGGGCTGCCTGGAGACGCCGGAGACCACCGGCAAGACCTACGAGATCGGCGGGCCGGACGTGCTCACCTACAACGAACTGTTCCGGCTCTACGCCGAGGTGGCCGGGCTGCCCCGGCGGCTCATCCTGACCCTGCCCATGCGCAGCACGAAGCTCTCCATCTGGTGGATCAACCTCGTGACGCCCATGTCCGTGTCGCTCATCAAGCCCCTGGTGGAACGCATGCGCACCCAGGTCATCTGCCGCGACGAGAGCATCCGCGAGATCCTGCCCATCCCCCTGCGCTCCTGCCGGGAGGCCATCGCCGAGGCCCTGGAGAGCGTGCGCCGCCACGACGTGCCCTCCTCCTGCTTCGACGCGGGCTCCACGCGCCTGCCCCAGTGGGCCAAGGGCCCGGCCGCGCCCGGAGCCAGGGTCTTCCGCGACACCTTCTCCGTGGTCCTGGCCGGGTCGCCGGAAACGGCCTGGAACGTGGTCAAGCGCATCGGCGGGGACACGGGCTGGTACTTCGGGGACTTCCTCTGGCGGATGCGCGGCTTCGTGGACGAACTCTTCGGCGGGCCCGGGCTGTGCCGGGGACGCCGCAGCCCGGACACCGTGGCCATGGGCGACTTCCTGGACTTCTGGCGGGTGGTGGAGGTGGACGAGCCGAGGCGGCTGCTGCTCCGGGCCGAGATGCGGGCTCCGGGCGAGGCCCTGCTGGAGTTCGGCGTGACGCCCCTGCCCGACGGCGGCACCGAGCTGCGCATGACCCCGAGCTTCGAGCCCCGGGGATTCGGCGGCATGCTCTACTGGTGGTGCATCGCGCCCTCCCACCATCTCGTGTTCCGGCCCATGCTCAAGCATATGGCCCGGGCCGCCGGGGCGCGCATCCTGCGCGGCCCGGTGAGCGCGCCGGGCTGA
- the hemL gene encoding glutamate-1-semialdehyde 2,1-aminomutase gives MTSSAEWFRRAQDVLPGGVNSPVRACRSVGCDPLFIESARGGRMRTVDGRELIDYVLSWGPMILGHCDIEVVAAAREAVDRGSSYGAPCPGEVELAEAVRRLMPGMEMMRMVSSGTEATMSALRLARGFTGRDRLIKFDGCYHGHSDAFLASAGSGLATLSIPGTPGVPADVVAHTLIAPYNDLEAVEDLFNRHGREIACVIVEPAAGNMGLVLPEPGFLQGLRALCDRFGALLIFDEVITGFRLALGGAQERYGVRPDLTTLGKIIGGGFPVGCFGGRREVMEHVAPLGRVYQAGTLSGNPAAMAAGLATLRRLEGCDYAALERRTLAFARELKAVLEEKGLPVQLNHVASIFTLFFTKNPVTDFDTAKTTDTEAYSVFFRQMREAGVNLAPSGYECTFTCFAHTEEDFAATVDAARRVKF, from the coding sequence ATGACCAGTTCCGCCGAATGGTTCCGTCGGGCCCAGGACGTCCTGCCCGGCGGCGTGAACAGCCCGGTCCGGGCCTGCCGCAGCGTGGGCTGCGATCCCCTGTTCATCGAGAGCGCCCGGGGCGGCCGCATGCGCACCGTGGACGGCCGGGAGCTCATCGACTACGTGCTCAGCTGGGGCCCGATGATCCTCGGCCACTGCGACATCGAGGTGGTGGCGGCCGCGCGCGAGGCCGTTGACCGGGGTTCGAGCTACGGCGCGCCCTGCCCCGGCGAGGTGGAGCTGGCCGAGGCCGTGCGGCGGCTCATGCCCGGCATGGAGATGATGCGCATGGTCTCCTCGGGCACCGAGGCCACCATGAGCGCCCTGCGCCTGGCCCGGGGCTTCACCGGCCGGGACAGGCTCATCAAGTTCGACGGCTGCTACCACGGCCACAGCGACGCCTTCCTGGCCAGCGCGGGCTCGGGGCTGGCCACCCTGTCCATTCCCGGCACGCCCGGCGTGCCCGCCGACGTCGTGGCCCACACCCTCATCGCGCCCTACAACGACCTGGAGGCCGTGGAAGACCTCTTCAACCGCCACGGCCGGGAGATCGCCTGCGTCATCGTCGAGCCCGCGGCCGGAAACATGGGCCTCGTGCTCCCGGAGCCGGGCTTCCTGCAAGGACTGCGGGCCCTCTGCGACCGCTTCGGCGCGCTGCTCATCTTCGACGAGGTCATCACCGGCTTCCGGCTGGCCCTGGGTGGGGCCCAGGAGCGCTACGGCGTGCGGCCGGACCTGACCACCCTGGGCAAGATCATCGGCGGCGGCTTCCCGGTGGGCTGCTTCGGCGGCCGCCGCGAGGTCATGGAGCACGTGGCCCCGCTGGGCCGGGTCTACCAGGCCGGAACCCTCTCCGGGAATCCGGCGGCCATGGCCGCCGGACTGGCCACCCTGCGCCGCCTGGAGGGCTGCGACTACGCCGCCCTGGAGCGCCGCACCCTGGCCTTCGCCCGGGAGCTCAAGGCCGTGCTGGAGGAAAAGGGCCTGCCCGTGCAGCTGAACCACGTGGCCTCGATCTTCACGCTCTTCTTCACCAAAAACCCGGTGACGGACTTCGACACGGCCAAGACCACGGACACGGAGGCCTATTCCGTGTTCTTCCGCCAGATGCGGGAGGCCGGGGTGAACCTCGCGCCCTCGGGCTACGAGTGCACCTTCACCTGCTTCGCCCACACCGAGGAGGACTTCGCGGCCACCGTGGACGCCGCGCGGCGGGTGAAGTTCTAG
- a CDS encoding cytochrome c3 family protein: MKRIVIISVVCAALVGFVALPVLFAADAPKQDIVMKSPGAATQGTVTLSHAKHGKQKCEECHHKIKENPKDYKCGTCHNDLKAKKGDNSYYAAFHAPTSNHSCMGCHKSMKQGPTACNKCHAKKS; the protein is encoded by the coding sequence ATGAAGCGCATCGTCATCATCAGCGTGGTCTGCGCGGCTCTGGTCGGCTTCGTGGCCCTGCCGGTCCTGTTCGCCGCCGACGCCCCCAAGCAGGACATCGTCATGAAGTCCCCCGGCGCGGCCACCCAGGGCACCGTCACTCTCAGCCATGCCAAGCACGGCAAGCAGAAGTGCGAGGAGTGCCACCACAAGATCAAGGAAAATCCCAAGGACTACAAGTGCGGCACCTGCCACAATGACCTGAAGGCGAAGAAGGGCGACAATTCCTACTACGCCGCCTTCCACGCCCCCACCAGCAACCACAGCTGCATGGGCTGCCACAAGAGCATGAAGCAGGGCCCCACCGCCTGCAACAAGTGCCACGCGAAGAAGTCGTAA
- a CDS encoding NAD(P)H-dependent glycerol-3-phosphate dehydrogenase: protein MRIAVLGAGAWGTTLADMLCRKGLPVRLWAREEDVVRSVNEDHENPSFLPGVKLCPELTAHSDPAAALQGAEAVLVVIPSQFLRRSLESLRGHLPERPVIVCASKGIEMDTLEPMSVVVEEALAGLSPRYAVLSGPSFAFEVARGMPTSVTLGCADRELGRSLREAFSTPAFRVYTSTDYRGVELGGAVKNVMAIAAGIADGLGFGHDARAALITRGLAEMSRLGVAMGARAKTFMGLSGMGDLVLTCTGDLSRNRQVGLKLGQGMKLSEIMAGTRTVAEGVKTTEAMHALAKKIGVELPITEQVHRILHADLPPAQAVKDLMARSLKDEHEEEEE from the coding sequence ATGCGCATCGCCGTGCTGGGCGCGGGGGCCTGGGGCACGACCCTGGCCGACATGCTCTGCCGCAAGGGCCTTCCCGTGCGGCTCTGGGCCCGCGAGGAAGACGTGGTCCGCTCCGTCAACGAGGACCACGAAAATCCGTCCTTCCTGCCGGGCGTGAAGCTCTGCCCGGAACTCACCGCCCACTCCGACCCGGCCGCGGCGCTCCAGGGGGCCGAGGCGGTCCTGGTGGTCATCCCCAGCCAGTTCCTGCGCCGCTCCCTGGAGAGCCTGCGCGGCCACCTGCCCGAGCGGCCGGTGATCGTCTGCGCCAGCAAGGGCATCGAGATGGACACCCTGGAGCCCATGTCCGTGGTGGTGGAGGAGGCCCTGGCCGGGCTCTCGCCGCGCTACGCCGTGCTCTCGGGCCCGTCCTTCGCCTTCGAGGTGGCCCGGGGCATGCCCACCAGCGTGACGCTCGGCTGCGCGGACCGCGAGCTGGGCCGCTCCCTGCGCGAGGCCTTCTCCACCCCGGCCTTCCGGGTCTACACGAGCACGGACTACCGGGGCGTGGAGCTGGGCGGCGCGGTGAAGAACGTCATGGCCATCGCGGCGGGCATCGCCGACGGCCTGGGTTTCGGCCACGACGCCCGCGCCGCGCTCATCACCCGGGGCCTGGCCGAGATGAGCCGCCTGGGCGTGGCCATGGGCGCGCGGGCCAAGACCTTCATGGGCCTCTCGGGCATGGGCGACCTCGTGCTCACCTGCACCGGCGACCTCTCGCGCAACCGCCAGGTGGGCCTCAAGCTGGGCCAGGGCATGAAGCTCTCCGAGATCATGGCCGGGACCCGCACCGTGGCCGAGGGCGTGAAGACCACCGAGGCCATGCACGCCCTGGCGAAAAAGATCGGCGTGGAGCTGCCCATCACCGAGCAGGTCCACCGCATCCTGCACGCCGACCTGCCCCCGGCACAGGCCGTGAAGGACCTCATGGCCCGCAGCCTGAAGGACGAGCACGAGGAGGAGGAAGAATGA
- a CDS encoding DUF2065 domain-containing protein, which yields MHFDWTIFFIALGLAFVIEGLPYFLFAEHMPRILVALAERPPRHLRIMGLTAIILGVLLVSFGRSL from the coding sequence ATGCACTTCGACTGGACGATCTTCTTCATCGCCCTGGGCCTGGCCTTCGTCATCGAGGGCCTGCCCTACTTCCTCTTCGCCGAACACATGCCCCGGATCTTGGTGGCGCTGGCCGAACGGCCGCCGCGCCACCTGCGCATCATGGGCCTCACGGCCATCATCCTGGGCGTGCTCCTGGTCTCCTTCGGCCGCTCGCTCTAG
- a CDS encoding nucleotide sugar dehydrogenase, with protein sequence MVTFEAIRERESRVAVVGLGYVGLPLAVALARHFDVLGFDISAPRVEELKRGRDRTGEVDPADLAATTAEFSADPACLSRAGVIIVAVPTPIDEHRNPDVRPVTGASATVGRHLAPGSVVVYESTVWPGLTEELCVPILERESGLACGRDFQVGYSPERINPGDKKHTLATIVKVVAGQTPECAELLAGVYGAVVEAGVFRAPDIKTAEAAKVIENTQRDLNIALMNELSMIFGRMGIDTLDVLEAAGTKWNFLHFRPGLVGGHCIGVDPYYLTFKAESLGFHPQVILAGRTINDSVAKYVAEAAIKRLIQKGGAVKGARVGVLGLTFKENVPDLRNTKVVDLVRELEEYGLEVLVHDAMADPAEAHEEYGLRLAGLDELRNLDALVLAVAHDRYREISPAELKTWFARPEEALVLDVKGFFDRAELARLGMALWRL encoded by the coding sequence ATGGTGACTTTCGAGGCGATCCGCGAGCGCGAGTCCCGGGTGGCGGTGGTCGGCCTGGGCTATGTCGGCCTGCCCCTGGCCGTGGCCCTGGCACGGCATTTCGACGTTCTGGGCTTCGACATCTCCGCCCCGAGGGTGGAGGAGCTGAAGCGGGGCCGCGACCGCACCGGCGAGGTGGACCCGGCCGACCTGGCCGCCACCACGGCGGAGTTCTCCGCCGACCCGGCCTGCCTGTCCAGGGCCGGGGTGATCATCGTGGCCGTGCCCACGCCCATCGACGAGCACCGCAATCCCGACGTGCGGCCCGTGACCGGGGCCAGCGCCACCGTGGGCCGCCACCTCGCCCCGGGCAGCGTGGTGGTCTACGAATCCACGGTCTGGCCCGGCCTCACCGAGGAACTCTGCGTGCCGATCCTGGAGCGTGAGTCCGGCCTGGCCTGCGGCCGCGACTTCCAGGTGGGTTATTCGCCGGAGCGCATCAACCCGGGCGACAAGAAGCACACCCTGGCCACCATCGTGAAGGTCGTGGCCGGGCAGACCCCGGAGTGCGCCGAGCTGCTGGCCGGGGTCTACGGCGCGGTGGTCGAGGCGGGCGTGTTCCGCGCGCCGGACATCAAGACCGCCGAGGCCGCCAAGGTCATCGAGAACACCCAGCGGGACCTGAACATCGCGCTCATGAACGAGCTGTCCATGATCTTCGGCCGCATGGGCATCGACACCCTGGACGTGCTGGAGGCCGCCGGGACCAAGTGGAACTTCCTGCATTTCCGGCCGGGCCTGGTGGGCGGCCACTGCATCGGCGTGGACCCCTACTACCTGACCTTCAAGGCCGAGTCCCTGGGCTTCCATCCCCAGGTCATCCTGGCCGGGCGGACCATCAACGACTCCGTGGCCAAGTACGTGGCCGAGGCGGCCATCAAGCGGCTCATCCAGAAGGGCGGCGCGGTCAAGGGCGCGCGCGTGGGCGTGCTCGGCCTGACCTTCAAGGAGAACGTGCCGGACCTGCGCAACACCAAGGTCGTGGACCTGGTGCGCGAGTTGGAGGAGTACGGCCTGGAGGTTCTGGTCCACGACGCCATGGCCGACCCCGCCGAGGCCCACGAGGAATACGGGTTGCGGCTGGCCGGGCTGGACGAGCTGCGGAACCTGGACGCCCTGGTCCTGGCCGTGGCCCACGACCGCTACCGCGAGATTTCCCCGGCCGAGCTGAAGACCTGGTTCGCCCGCCCCGAGGAGGCCCTGGTGCTGGACGTGAAGGGCTTCTTCGACCGCGCCGAGCTGGCCCGCCTGGGCATGGCTCTCTGGCGGCTGTAG
- a CDS encoding Lrp/AsnC family transcriptional regulator, which translates to MEKIAFTPLEERILALAGGDLPDSATPFADIAEAVGTDEKTVLDLLRGLKERGVIRRFGATLRHQKAGYGHNAMVAWRVDDPDEAARVGELLASRPEISHAYERRTYPEWPYNLYTMIHGRNPGDSLKVAEELSRVTGVTDYAVLNSLQELKKTSMRYFREEDEE; encoded by the coding sequence ATGGAAAAGATCGCGTTCACCCCCCTGGAAGAGAGGATCCTGGCCCTGGCCGGCGGCGACCTGCCGGATTCCGCGACGCCCTTCGCGGACATCGCCGAGGCCGTGGGCACGGACGAGAAGACGGTGCTCGACCTGCTGCGCGGGCTCAAGGAGCGCGGCGTGATCCGGCGCTTCGGGGCCACCCTGCGGCACCAGAAGGCGGGCTACGGGCACAACGCCATGGTGGCCTGGCGCGTGGACGACCCGGACGAGGCCGCCCGCGTGGGCGAACTGCTGGCCTCCCGGCCGGAGATCAGCCACGCCTACGAGCGCCGCACCTATCCCGAGTGGCCCTACAATCTGTACACCATGATTCACGGCCGCAACCCGGGCGACAGCCTGAAGGTGGCCGAGGAGCTGTCCCGGGTCACGGGCGTCACGGACTACGCCGTGCTCAACAGCCTGCAGGAATTGAAAAAGACATCCATGCGCTATTTTCGCGAGGAGGACGAGGAATGA
- a CDS encoding ubiquinone/menaquinone biosynthesis methyltransferase, with protein sequence MSEVPPEAHGRKVAAMFGRIARWYDFLNRLLSLGQDVWWRYRLARAVNAPENGLVLDLAAGTLDVSVELLRQRPDLRVAALDFSLPMLAVGRERKLRGRRAERIFPAQADGRALPLADASVDAATIAFGIRNIKPRSEAYAEILRVLKPGGRFCVLEFGTGSRRVWKGLYNFYLDKLLPAIGRIVSRDDGAYRYLADTIRAFPDERTLARELLDAGFDKVYHLPMLSGIVFLHVAAKKAD encoded by the coding sequence GTGAGCGAGGTTCCCCCCGAGGCGCACGGCCGCAAGGTGGCGGCCATGTTCGGCCGCATCGCCCGCTGGTACGACTTCCTCAACCGGCTCCTGTCCCTGGGCCAGGACGTCTGGTGGCGCTACCGCCTGGCGCGGGCCGTGAACGCGCCGGAGAACGGGCTGGTCCTGGACCTGGCCGCCGGGACCCTGGACGTGTCCGTGGAGCTTCTGCGCCAGCGGCCGGATTTGCGCGTGGCGGCCCTGGACTTCTCCCTGCCCATGCTGGCCGTGGGCCGCGAGCGCAAGCTCCGGGGGCGGCGGGCCGAACGCATCTTTCCGGCCCAGGCCGACGGCCGCGCCCTGCCCCTGGCCGACGCCTCGGTGGACGCCGCGACCATCGCCTTCGGCATCCGCAACATCAAGCCGCGCTCCGAGGCCTACGCCGAAATCCTGCGCGTGCTCAAGCCGGGCGGGCGGTTCTGCGTCCTGGAGTTCGGCACGGGCAGCCGGAGGGTCTGGAAGGGGCTGTACAATTTCTATCTCGACAAGCTGCTCCCGGCCATCGGGCGGATCGTCTCCCGCGACGACGGGGCCTACCGCTACCTGGCCGACACCATCCGGGCCTTCCCGGACGAGCGGACCCTGGCCCGGGAACTGCTGGATGCGGGGTTCGACAAGGTCTACCACCTGCCCATGCTCTCGGGCATCGTGTTCCTGCACGTGGCGGCCAAGAAGGCGGACTAG
- a CDS encoding polyprenyl synthetase family protein — MNDLQAYFEQELPVINAFLEAETGKLDGLVRDVARYVLLGGGKRIRPVLTILSARALGYAGDDAAPLACALEMLHSATLIHDDILDGAETRRRKAAAHLAFGNTETILAGDVLLALANRLGAGYDIPRINYLLAEGIMATAAGEIREIAHIAEARADRGVYLEIIIGKTARLIETACRCGAALATRDREPEDALGAYGLNVGVAFQLVDDALDYISPESVTGKPEGGDLREGKLTWPLLLFLEEEADGPEILARIRDRSLDEPARREIVARVRDKGYADRTRAEAARYVGEAKRALAALPGSREREILVQAADFVLARRK, encoded by the coding sequence ATGAACGACCTGCAGGCCTATTTCGAACAGGAGCTTCCGGTCATCAACGCCTTCCTGGAGGCCGAGACCGGCAAGCTGGACGGCTTGGTGCGCGACGTGGCCCGTTACGTCCTTCTGGGCGGGGGCAAGCGCATCCGGCCGGTCCTGACCATTCTCTCGGCCCGGGCCCTGGGCTATGCCGGGGACGACGCGGCCCCCCTGGCCTGCGCCCTGGAGATGCTCCACTCCGCCACGCTCATCCACGACGACATCCTCGACGGCGCGGAGACCCGCCGCCGCAAGGCCGCCGCCCATCTGGCCTTCGGCAACACCGAGACCATCCTGGCGGGCGACGTGCTCCTGGCCCTGGCCAACCGCCTGGGCGCGGGCTACGACATCCCGCGCATCAACTATCTCCTGGCCGAGGGCATCATGGCCACGGCCGCCGGCGAGATCCGCGAGATCGCCCACATCGCCGAGGCCCGCGCCGACCGGGGCGTCTACCTGGAGATCATCATCGGCAAGACCGCCCGGCTCATCGAGACGGCCTGCCGCTGCGGGGCGGCCCTGGCCACCCGCGACCGCGAGCCGGAAGACGCCCTCGGCGCTTACGGCCTGAACGTGGGCGTGGCCTTCCAGCTGGTGGACGACGCCCTGGACTACATTTCCCCGGAGTCCGTGACCGGCAAGCCCGAGGGCGGCGACCTGCGCGAGGGCAAGCTCACCTGGCCGCTGCTCCTCTTCCTGGAGGAGGAGGCCGACGGCCCCGAGATTCTGGCCCGCATCCGGGACAGGTCCCTGGACGAGCCCGCGCGGCGGGAGATCGTCGCCCGCGTGCGCGACAAGGGCTACGCCGACCGCACCCGCGCCGAGGCCGCCCGCTACGTGGGCGAGGCCAAGCGCGCCCTGGCCGCCCTGCCGGGCAGCCGTGAGCGCGAAATCCTGGTCCAGGCCGCCGATTTCGTCCTGGCACGCCGCAAGTGA
- the mqnB gene encoding futalosine hydrolase, whose protein sequence is MPIALVAATAKEMRGALGFLQDPPEVAPGREELLVLAGREIVPCVTGLGVVNAALALGRILSLPGIEGVVNLGLAGAFDLRALPLGSICVVRQEIWPEYGLLGPRGADPRALGFALGEADGAAVWDRLDLHPRQAAARLDLGLSGLWPEAVSLTVSGVTGTPERAAELERSFRADVENMEGFALAYGCARAGTPFVELRSISNRVGSRPPVDWDLDLALSRLGVACAALFMNR, encoded by the coding sequence ATGCCCATCGCCCTCGTCGCGGCCACGGCCAAGGAGATGCGCGGGGCTCTGGGCTTTCTCCAGGATCCTCCCGAGGTCGCGCCCGGCCGCGAGGAGCTGCTCGTCCTGGCGGGCCGCGAGATCGTGCCCTGCGTCACGGGCCTGGGCGTGGTCAACGCGGCCCTGGCCCTGGGCCGGATTCTCTCGCTTCCCGGCATCGAGGGCGTGGTCAACCTGGGCCTGGCCGGGGCCTTCGATCTCCGCGCCCTGCCCCTGGGCTCGATCTGCGTGGTTCGCCAGGAAATCTGGCCGGAATACGGGCTGCTGGGGCCGCGCGGCGCGGACCCCCGGGCCCTGGGCTTCGCCCTGGGCGAGGCCGACGGGGCCGCGGTCTGGGACCGCCTGGACCTGCATCCACGCCAAGCCGCCGCGCGGCTGGACCTGGGGCTTTCCGGGCTCTGGCCCGAGGCCGTCTCGCTCACGGTGAGCGGCGTCACCGGGACCCCGGAGCGCGCGGCCGAGCTGGAGCGGTCCTTCCGGGCCGACGTGGAGAACATGGAGGGCTTCGCCTTGGCCTACGGCTGCGCCCGGGCCGGGACGCCGTTCGTGGAGCTGCGCTCGATCTCCAACCGGGTGGGGTCGCGCCCGCCCGTGGACTGGGACCTCGACCTGGCGCTTTCGAGGTTGGGCGTGGCCTGCGCCGCGCTGTTCATGAACCGTTGA